In the genome of Candidatus Saccharibacteria bacterium, one region contains:
- the dnaA gene encoding chromosomal replication initiator protein DnaA, translating to MQDRLWQAVLGEIELSVSRASFVTWFKNTRLLRQEKDLFIVGVPNVFIKQQLEQKYNQLVTDTLKKNGVSPSQIEYKIHSSITPSKKPTYDEPVLLKNRAEKPQSKQATKSTLTHTYRQGLNDRYTFENFIVGSANELAYAACQAIAQKPGSKYNPLFLYGGVGIGKTHLIQAVGNEVRANNPNAHVVYVSTEQFVQEFLDAIRYKKNTDFAGYYRGADVLIIDDVQFIAGKEKTQEEFFHTFNALHQANKQIIISSDKPPKDIPTLEERLRSRFAWGMSIDMQTPDFETRCAIIQTKADTHGVELPAPVVEFLANNFQTNIRELEGALNQLLAFCEMRSLEPDLHIANAVLGGNKSRPKHLSAKQIIERTAKHFQLPMDDILGPKRDKDIVVPRQVAMYMLRSELHLSFPKIARELGRKDHTTAIHSVEKIEKEANYDSNIKTAITQIKERLYA from the coding sequence ATGCAAGATCGCCTATGGCAAGCTGTACTCGGCGAAATAGAGCTGTCTGTATCACGTGCGAGTTTTGTTACCTGGTTTAAGAACACCCGACTCCTTCGCCAAGAGAAAGATTTATTTATAGTTGGCGTACCAAATGTATTTATCAAACAACAACTTGAACAGAAATATAATCAACTGGTAACGGATACTTTGAAAAAGAACGGTGTTTCACCGTCGCAGATCGAGTATAAAATCCATTCCAGCATAACGCCTTCTAAAAAACCCACTTATGATGAACCGGTGCTTCTAAAGAATCGAGCCGAGAAACCTCAATCAAAACAAGCCACCAAATCAACTCTCACGCACACTTACCGCCAAGGTTTAAATGATCGCTATACGTTTGAAAATTTTATTGTCGGTTCGGCAAACGAGTTGGCGTATGCCGCCTGTCAGGCGATTGCTCAAAAACCAGGGTCAAAGTATAACCCGTTGTTTTTATATGGTGGCGTTGGTATTGGCAAAACGCATTTAATCCAAGCTGTCGGCAACGAAGTGCGAGCCAACAACCCTAACGCTCACGTGGTGTATGTTTCAACAGAACAGTTCGTGCAGGAATTTCTAGACGCCATTAGATATAAGAAGAACACTGATTTTGCCGGTTATTACCGCGGCGCAGATGTGCTTATCATCGACGATGTGCAGTTTATAGCTGGCAAAGAAAAGACTCAGGAAGAGTTCTTTCACACTTTTAACGCGCTCCATCAAGCTAACAAACAGATTATTATTAGCTCTGACAAGCCGCCAAAAGACATACCTACCCTGGAAGAGCGACTCCGTTCACGATTTGCGTGGGGTATGAGCATTGATATGCAAACGCCGGATTTTGAAACTCGTTGCGCGATCATTCAAACTAAGGCGGACACGCATGGGGTTGAATTGCCTGCTCCCGTCGTAGAATTTTTAGCGAACAATTTTCAGACCAACATTAGGGAGCTGGAAGGCGCCTTAAACCAATTGCTGGCATTCTGTGAAATGCGCAGTTTAGAACCAGATTTACATATTGCCAATGCGGTTCTCGGCGGCAATAAATCTCGCCCAAAACATTTGAGTGCAAAACAGATCATTGAGCGTACTGCTAAACATTTCCAATTACCTATGGACGACATACTGGGGCCAAAACGAGATAAAGATATCGTCGTGCCAAGACAGGTTGCTATGTATATGTTAAGAAGCGAGTTGCATTTGAGTTTCCCTAAAATTGCCCGAGAACTTGGCCGGAAAGACCACACAACCGCCAT
- the rpmH gene encoding 50S ribosomal protein L34, giving the protein MPKRTFQPKTRKRARVHGFIKRMHTKTGRAVLKRRRNKGRAKLSA; this is encoded by the coding sequence ATGCCAAAACGAACGTTCCAACCAAAGACACGAAAGCGTGCTCGCGTGCACGGTTTTATTAAGCGTATGCACACCAAGACCGGTCGTGCCGTACTAAAGCGCCGCCGCAACAAAGGCCGCGCCAAACTGTCCGCTTAG
- the rnpA gene encoding ribonuclease P protein component: MISKNHRFHGYGSLRYVYRNGKTVRGPLCSLKYVYNPKRSSYRLAVVVSRKVHKSAVVRNRIRRRIYESARRLEDRFLQPHDIVITVFHENIATMPSEELNKLIYAQLKQAKII; the protein is encoded by the coding sequence ATGATAAGCAAAAATCATCGTTTTCACGGATATGGCAGTCTCCGGTATGTCTATCGGAATGGTAAAACAGTTCGCGGTCCGCTCTGTTCTTTGAAGTATGTGTATAACCCAAAGCGTTCATCATATAGATTAGCAGTGGTTGTCAGCCGCAAGGTGCATAAGTCAGCCGTGGTGCGTAATCGTATACGTCGGCGAATATATGAATCAGCTCGACGGCTGGAGGATCGGTTTTTGCAGCCGCATGACATTGTGATAACCGTATTTCACGAAAATATTGCGACCATGCCGAGCGAAGAGCTTAATAAACTTATCTACGCCCAACTCAAACAAGCCAAAATTATTTAA
- a CDS encoding YidC/Oxa1 family membrane protein insertase, whose amino-acid sequence MFENLIVLPIFNLLVFIYAILPGHNFGLALIIFTVVVRMLMWPLIRKQLHHAKAMRKLQPEIKKIKQATKGDRQKESMMLMQLYKEREVSPFSSLGVLAVQLVIFIGLYQGLIRVIEDPQALIVHSYSWIANLGWMQQLAADIGQFDATLFGLVDLSRSALGSGGLYIPALLLVIGSAATQYYQSKQLMPDDKNSRGLRQIMREASATGKQADQSEVQAATGRMMRYFIPVMIFVVTIGLASALALYWFTSGIVAYLQQSRILGQDKDELEELAHKDDKKNDKQNAKKQVIEGEVIQKPKTKNQKTKKTSKSKKRRKR is encoded by the coding sequence ATGTTTGAAAATCTTATTGTACTGCCCATATTTAACTTGCTCGTTTTTATCTATGCAATTTTGCCAGGGCATAACTTTGGGCTCGCACTGATTATATTCACGGTTGTTGTGCGCATGCTGATGTGGCCGCTCATTAGAAAACAGCTTCATCACGCTAAAGCAATGCGTAAACTTCAACCAGAGATTAAGAAAATTAAACAGGCTACCAAGGGCGATCGACAAAAAGAGTCCATGATGCTCATGCAGCTGTACAAGGAACGTGAAGTTAGTCCGTTTAGTAGTCTCGGTGTTCTGGCAGTCCAGCTGGTTATATTCATAGGGCTCTACCAGGGTTTGATCCGAGTTATTGAGGATCCGCAGGCGCTAATTGTGCACTCCTATAGCTGGATTGCAAACCTAGGGTGGATGCAACAACTGGCTGCCGATATCGGGCAATTTGACGCCACGCTTTTTGGACTGGTTGATTTGTCGCGGAGTGCTCTAGGATCCGGCGGTCTGTATATCCCAGCTCTACTACTAGTAATCGGTAGTGCCGCCACACAGTATTATCAGAGCAAGCAACTCATGCCCGATGATAAAAATTCACGCGGTTTGCGGCAGATTATGCGTGAAGCCAGTGCTACTGGTAAACAAGCCGACCAATCCGAAGTACAGGCTGCTACCGGGCGTATGATGCGCTACTTTATACCCGTTATGATATTCGTTGTTACTATTGGGCTGGCTTCAGCACTGGCGCTTTATTGGTTCACTAGCGGTATAGTTGCCTATCTCCAGCAATCTCGTATCTTAGGCCAGGATAAGGATGAGCTGGAAGAGCTAGCCCATAAAGACGACAAGAAGAACGATAAACAAAACGCCAAGAAACAAGTCATAGAAGGCGAAGTTATCCAAAAACCAAAAACCAAAAACCAAAAGACCAAAAAGACCTCCAAATCTAAAAAAAGGAGGAAACGATGA
- a CDS encoding R3H domain-containing nucleic acid-binding protein, with amino-acid sequence MSEDKQSIDEAILYAKKYLEDILSFFGLNTDVYATTEDSEVIELNVPSTHLNGFLIGQRGDTMRALQFLVSSALKNNGYQYTRVNIDVADYKKVRANRLAETAAEWVKKVKDSGEPMHLKPMSPADRRTIHKFADEEGLVTTSEGEGRDRHVVLKPSVDKTEPTEDTEETEEE; translated from the coding sequence ATGAGCGAAGACAAGCAATCAATTGACGAGGCTATTTTATACGCCAAAAAATACCTAGAGGATATATTGTCATTTTTTGGGTTAAATACAGATGTTTACGCCACCACAGAGGATAGTGAAGTAATCGAGCTTAACGTGCCGAGCACGCACCTCAACGGGTTTCTTATCGGACAACGCGGTGACACGATGCGGGCTTTGCAATTTTTGGTATCGAGCGCTCTAAAAAACAACGGTTATCAATACACGCGGGTCAATATAGATGTAGCTGACTATAAAAAGGTTCGCGCCAATCGGCTTGCCGAAACTGCGGCAGAGTGGGTTAAAAAAGTTAAGGACAGTGGTGAGCCAATGCACCTCAAACCAATGAGCCCGGCTGATCGTCGAACCATTCACAAGTTTGCTGATGAGGAAGGTCTAGTAACTACCTCAGAAGGAGAGGGACGCGATCGCCACGTTGTCCTAAAGCCGTCTGTAGACAAAACCGAACCCACCGAAGACACCGAAGAAACCGAAGAAGAGTAA
- a CDS encoding SGNH/GDSL hydrolase family protein, translating into MKRVGTALLVVLFFTSILLSGTQRPAEANSELTWTDGSDLEIDVSDDYADVESLIDRSQDCFPTTFKVKIYSHRRDIPQEATSSPEEKSVCAVQTPFGLISKSGYVKFSGSEYAQKIDIVGASRVKPIPGQSTVYAGGGLNRYDGNSPYKAYFIDDLPYIGEHIIHGEATYRVNFEPDYLTDEEGEIIGVSNHAFSKNGEWMIARVKRVIMRVHIPTMSMQTIAKASTNNGTNYKLAISNDGQFAFSQYVSRNDGGTPFVYDLASCEPSDALEIDVDTSPGCGVRNLRLTLRDKIPDFNFLTFIHFSHDGQKIMALSRIEDSLQKYTEIYRSDYVKPDKEYIALGDSFSSGEGAGSYEDYSNNDENTCRISQRSYPYILAEQLGIHEGPERTPQTDGIFNSVACSGAKLDNVNGFLPQINLMQDPGFDNHIMTNFLPGYRPQINFPAAYSPAASTITIGGNDIGFGNKLSRCIGSPTTCFSSYESRVEVFTEIDRQFNQMYMTLFRLKQTSPDTRYYVVGYPQIAAATDNDQCALNVELNQQEREFARGIVSYLNKTIRVAATQTGLLYVDVEDAFHGRQLCDGPSSELAVHGVTAGRDKLQVLSNASYHPTDIGQRLLAQRILEETDSLTKEMPEPFLFAARPSMTDDEFLQYLIDAPVIGAQIRSNGYVDDLFDDIIYFGETHLTRITSLMPNTAYGLQLFSDPVHLGDFTTDSKGNLDIEFTLPEDIEPGFHTFHLNGPTLGGEDISRYKTVYIAHSEDDFDGDGVPNDQDSCLVFEPSGVDYDQDGIDDACDGFIDEPPEEPVEDDPPEESPEVHPAIKAIRSIKHKLRRAFELVLGNLTDNLGEHPARANRKGKPTDESQHPAQSRRSINKPHTTPKFFWHPRF; encoded by the coding sequence ATGAAACGTGTAGGTACAGCCTTATTAGTGGTACTATTTTTTACAAGTATATTGCTTAGCGGAACTCAACGGCCGGCCGAGGCCAACAGCGAGCTAACCTGGACAGACGGATCAGATCTAGAGATTGATGTTTCTGATGATTATGCAGATGTTGAAAGCTTAATTGACAGGAGTCAAGACTGTTTCCCGACAACATTCAAGGTAAAAATCTACTCGCACCGGCGCGACATACCCCAGGAAGCAACCTCTAGCCCAGAAGAAAAATCTGTGTGCGCCGTACAGACTCCTTTTGGGCTTATCTCAAAAAGTGGTTACGTTAAGTTCAGCGGTAGTGAGTACGCTCAAAAGATAGACATAGTCGGTGCCAGTAGAGTAAAGCCGATACCCGGGCAGTCGACAGTATATGCTGGCGGTGGACTGAACCGATATGACGGCAACAGCCCGTATAAAGCGTACTTCATAGATGACCTGCCCTATATTGGCGAGCACATCATTCACGGTGAGGCAACCTACCGTGTAAACTTTGAGCCGGATTATCTTACTGATGAGGAAGGTGAAATTATTGGCGTATCCAACCATGCGTTTTCTAAAAACGGTGAATGGATGATTGCTCGTGTTAAGCGGGTTATTATGCGCGTGCATATACCTACCATGTCAATGCAGACCATAGCTAAGGCTTCAACAAATAACGGCACTAACTATAAGCTTGCTATTAGCAATGATGGGCAGTTTGCATTCAGCCAATACGTTAGTAGAAATGATGGCGGTACGCCTTTTGTGTACGATCTTGCTAGCTGTGAACCAAGCGATGCACTAGAAATTGATGTTGATACGTCACCCGGCTGCGGCGTCCGTAATTTACGCCTGACTCTACGTGACAAGATCCCAGACTTTAATTTTCTGACCTTTATACACTTCAGTCACGACGGCCAAAAAATAATGGCTCTCTCGCGGATAGAAGATAGTCTTCAGAAGTACACCGAAATATACCGATCAGACTACGTTAAACCAGATAAGGAATATATAGCTCTGGGTGATTCGTTCTCTAGTGGCGAGGGAGCAGGCAGTTATGAAGACTACAGCAATAATGATGAAAACACCTGCCGGATAAGTCAGCGCAGCTATCCGTATATTCTGGCTGAGCAACTCGGGATACACGAGGGTCCGGAAAGAACACCCCAAACTGACGGGATATTTAATAGCGTGGCTTGTAGTGGCGCAAAACTAGACAATGTAAATGGGTTCTTACCTCAAATTAACTTAATGCAAGACCCTGGTTTCGATAACCATATTATGACCAATTTCCTCCCTGGATATCGACCTCAAATTAATTTCCCGGCAGCTTACTCTCCCGCCGCTAGTACCATAACTATTGGCGGAAACGATATTGGTTTTGGCAACAAGCTTTCGCGGTGTATTGGTTCGCCAACTACCTGTTTTAGCTCCTATGAGAGCCGCGTGGAGGTGTTTACAGAGATTGACCGCCAGTTTAATCAAATGTATATGACGCTTTTCCGTCTTAAACAAACCTCGCCGGATACCAGATATTATGTGGTGGGCTATCCACAGATTGCGGCGGCAACCGACAATGATCAGTGCGCACTGAACGTGGAGCTCAACCAGCAAGAGCGCGAGTTTGCACGCGGTATTGTTAGCTATTTGAACAAAACCATCAGAGTTGCTGCTACCCAAACCGGGTTATTGTATGTCGACGTGGAGGATGCCTTCCATGGCAGACAGCTTTGTGACGGACCGTCTAGCGAGCTGGCCGTACACGGTGTAACCGCCGGACGTGACAAATTGCAGGTTTTGAGCAATGCCAGCTATCACCCGACAGATATCGGCCAAAGATTGCTCGCCCAACGGATACTTGAAGAAACCGATAGCCTCACTAAAGAAATGCCCGAACCGTTTTTATTTGCTGCGCGTCCGAGCATGACAGATGATGAGTTCTTGCAATATTTAATAGATGCACCGGTTATTGGAGCGCAGATTCGCAGCAATGGTTATGTTGATGACTTGTTTGACGACATTATTTACTTCGGAGAAACACACCTGACCCGTATCACATCTCTTATGCCAAATACGGCGTATGGACTGCAGCTCTTTTCCGATCCAGTACACCTTGGTGACTTCACAACTGACAGCAAAGGCAACCTGGACATTGAGTTCACACTCCCGGAGGATATTGAACCCGGGTTTCATACCTTTCATCTAAACGGGCCGACACTTGGCGGCGAAGATATTTCGCGTTATAAGACAGTATATATCGCCCACTCAGAAGATGATTTTGACGGCGACGGTGTCCCCAATGATCAAGACTCCTGCTTGGTGTTTGAACCAAGCGGCGTAGATTACGACCAAGACGGTATAGACGATGCCTGCGACGGCTTTATTGACGAACCACCAGAGGAACCAGTTGAAGATGATCCCCCTGAGGAAAGCCCAGAAGTGCACCCCGCTATAAAAGCTATTCGCTCAATCAAGCACAAATTACGTCGTGCGTTTGAGCTGGTACTCGGTAATTTAACAGACAACCTTGGCGAACATCCGGCTCGCGCCAATCGCAAAGGCAAGCCAACAGATGAATCGCAACACCCAGCGCAAAGTCGACGATCTATTAACAAGCCACATACAACACCAAAATTTTTCTGGCATCCTCGCTTTTAA
- a CDS encoding Fic family protein: protein MSDKIIYGNPPHLPITLKPERYYRELEQASYALGKLQIAHKKIANSDHLIKPLLTREASLSSKIEGTITDSKDVFVLDATGKSPKEDTPVVANYRKALKLASEFNKTEGLSNTKIRQIHHVLLEGTHHKGELGKYREKDAWIGNNETTPIEEALYVTPHFSQIDSRMENLLSYINGEDESPLVKTAIFHYMFEAIHPFEDGNGRIGRMLIPALLNYQGVLSEPVLYTSQYFEKNKELYKNKLRETDKTRDLNAWTCFFLESIVKQSEISVSLVDAMLDLNGELQNSYGSSQSPNIRRIVDYIFENPVFTASEVTANLSINRNTTKTLIEALLKDKVIEIYTEFKGRKGATVYIYTDLLRLIMS, encoded by the coding sequence ATGTCAGACAAAATAATCTATGGGAACCCCCCTCACTTACCAATAACGCTTAAACCCGAACGGTATTACAGAGAACTGGAACAAGCATCTTATGCGCTAGGAAAACTTCAGATTGCCCACAAAAAAATTGCAAACTCAGATCATTTAATTAAGCCGCTCTTGACAAGAGAGGCGTCTCTTAGCTCAAAAATTGAAGGCACCATAACAGACTCAAAAGACGTGTTTGTTCTTGATGCTACTGGTAAATCGCCTAAGGAAGATACACCAGTAGTAGCAAACTATAGAAAAGCCCTAAAACTAGCTTCTGAGTTCAATAAAACCGAAGGTCTTAGTAACACTAAGATTAGGCAGATACATCATGTATTACTTGAAGGCACACACCACAAAGGTGAATTAGGAAAGTATAGAGAAAAAGATGCCTGGATTGGCAATAACGAAACAACTCCCATTGAAGAAGCTCTGTATGTTACTCCACATTTTTCACAGATAGACAGTAGGATGGAAAACCTACTAAGTTATATCAATGGTGAAGATGAGTCGCCTCTCGTAAAAACAGCGATTTTTCACTATATGTTCGAAGCAATACACCCTTTTGAAGACGGCAATGGCCGTATTGGACGTATGTTAATTCCAGCGCTGCTAAATTATCAAGGGGTATTATCGGAACCAGTTTTATATACCAGCCAGTACTTTGAAAAAAATAAGGAGCTTTATAAAAACAAACTGCGAGAAACGGACAAGACAAGAGATTTAAATGCTTGGACTTGCTTCTTTCTTGAATCAATTGTTAAACAAAGTGAGATTTCGGTTTCACTTGTTGATGCAATGCTTGATTTAAATGGTGAATTACAAAACAGCTATGGAAGTAGCCAGTCACCAAATATCCGGAGAATTGTAGATTATATTTTTGAGAATCCTGTGTTTACGGCAAGTGAAGTCACAGCCAACCTATCAATCAACAGGAACACTACTAAGACTTTAATTGAAGCCTTACTTAAAGATAAAGTTATAGAAATATATACTGAGTTTAAAGGCCGAAAAGGCGCAACTGTATATATTTATACGGATTTACTCCGACTTATAATGTCTTAA
- a CDS encoding glycosyltransferase family 1 protein: MSKHIVIDGRIRRSSTGRYIDRLVEHLQNIDKTNRYTFLLQQDDPWQPKSSNFSVAKTKYGQFSLNPLHELGFARQLYKLKADLVHFTTNAQPIFYWRPSVTTTMDLTMLRFTRPGKTPLPIFWLKMAAYRFLFWLGNKRSKHIITISKFVKKDLQTHYPFTDGKVTVTHCASEPPLDTETMIPEGIKRPFIFYVGTAFPHKNLDKLVDAFMMLQERRPDLMLVLAGKQEQYYDKLADHIGENNISNVVLTGFIPDEELKWLYQNAEAYVFPSLSEGFGLPGLEAMVHGCPVVSSNATSLPEVYGDAAHYFDPNEPADMAEKIAEVIEDTGLRKSLISKGYAQVKKYSWKRMAEQTLAVYKSVIK, encoded by the coding sequence ATGAGTAAGCATATTGTTATAGATGGACGAATTCGACGTAGCAGCACCGGCCGCTACATAGATAGATTGGTTGAACATCTGCAAAATATAGATAAAACCAACCGTTATACATTCCTCTTGCAGCAAGACGATCCGTGGCAGCCAAAATCTTCCAACTTCAGCGTTGCTAAGACAAAGTACGGACAGTTCTCGCTTAACCCGTTACATGAACTGGGGTTTGCCCGGCAGCTCTATAAGCTCAAGGCCGATTTAGTGCATTTTACGACTAACGCCCAGCCAATTTTTTATTGGCGCCCATCCGTCACCACCACCATGGATTTAACCATGCTGCGTTTTACTCGCCCCGGCAAAACACCGTTGCCGATATTCTGGCTCAAAATGGCGGCCTATCGGTTCTTGTTTTGGCTGGGCAATAAACGCTCCAAACACATTATTACTATCAGCAAGTTCGTTAAAAAGGATCTTCAAACTCACTACCCATTTACTGATGGCAAAGTGACGGTCACGCACTGCGCCAGCGAGCCACCGCTAGATACCGAGACGATGATACCTGAAGGTATTAAACGTCCGTTTATTTTTTATGTCGGCACGGCGTTCCCTCACAAAAACCTTGATAAGCTGGTTGATGCGTTTATGATGCTGCAAGAACGCCGTCCGGATTTGATGCTGGTTCTAGCCGGCAAACAAGAGCAATACTACGATAAACTGGCGGATCATATCGGCGAAAATAACATCTCAAACGTCGTGCTTACTGGCTTTATACCTGATGAAGAGCTCAAATGGTTGTATCAAAACGCCGAAGCGTATGTGTTCCCGTCTTTAAGCGAGGGGTTTGGCCTGCCAGGGTTAGAGGCGATGGTGCACGGCTGCCCGGTGGTTTCTAGCAATGCGACCAGTTTGCCGGAAGTTTATGGTGACGCTGCGCATTACTTTGACCCCAACGAACCGGCAGACATGGCCGAAAAAATTGCTGAGGTTATTGAAGATACTGGGCTGCGTAAATCTCTCATAAGCAAGGGCTACGCTCAGGTTAAAAAGTATTCGTGGAAGAGAATGGCCGAACAAACCTTAGCCGTTTATAAATCGGTTATAAAATAA
- a CDS encoding type II toxin-antitoxin system PemK/MazF family toxin, with amino-acid sequence MGTFAVGDVLLVRFPFSGLQSSKVRPVLVAALSDFDNVIVCQITSKPPITGASVQIDGKTDNSGLNRISFVRPDKIFTADPGLITRKIGRIGGSTKRKVCKNIVDVFGPLKNE; translated from the coding sequence ATGGGCACATTTGCAGTAGGAGACGTTCTGCTTGTTCGTTTCCCTTTCTCGGGCTTGCAAAGCTCAAAGGTTAGGCCAGTCTTAGTTGCTGCACTTTCTGATTTTGATAATGTCATTGTCTGCCAAATTACCAGCAAGCCACCGATAACTGGCGCGTCTGTACAGATTGACGGCAAAACTGATAATAGCGGCTTAAACCGCATCAGCTTTGTGCGACCAGATAAGATTTTTACAGCCGACCCTGGGCTTATTACTAGAAAAATTGGCCGTATCGGTGGATCTACTAAACGAAAGGTCTGCAAAAATATTGTAGACGTATTTGGACCGCTAAAAAATGAGTAA
- a CDS encoding AbrB/MazE/SpoVT family DNA-binding domain-containing protein: MRTKIVRIGNSKGIRIPKAILEQTNLGDKVLLEVSNNTIVIKSDIGFEGMSAREMALLSEATLSDWNNPEEDEAWAHLQ, from the coding sequence ATGCGTACAAAAATTGTTAGAATCGGCAACTCCAAAGGCATTAGAATCCCTAAAGCGATTCTAGAACAGACTAATTTGGGTGATAAGGTTCTGCTAGAAGTTAGCAATAACACCATTGTTATAAAATCAGATATCGGCTTTGAGGGTATGTCGGCTCGCGAAATGGCACTGCTGAGCGAAGCAACTCTCAGTGACTGGAATAACCCGGAAGAGGATGAGGCATGGGCACATTTGCAGTAG
- a CDS encoding type II toxin-antitoxin system mRNA interferase toxin, RelE/StbE family, which yields MTIRYTRRFKKQFQALKKNEQKRFWERLELFIQNPDHAQLRRHVLKGKYTGLYSINIGGDIRAVYIEMDDELILFKLIGTHSKLYR from the coding sequence ATGACGATTAGATACACTAGGCGTTTCAAGAAACAGTTTCAGGCACTCAAGAAAAACGAGCAAAAACGTTTCTGGGAGCGACTTGAACTATTTATCCAAAATCCTGATCATGCGCAACTACGCCGTCATGTTTTGAAGGGTAAATATACTGGTTTATACAGCATTAATATAGGCGGTGACATTAGAGCTGTCTATATAGAAATGGATGATGAACTGATACTCTTTAAGCTGATAGGAACGCACAGCAAACTCTACAGATGA